The following are from one region of the Chitinophagales bacterium genome:
- the clpC gene encoding ATP-dependent Clp protease ClpC: MEAKFSPRVKEVISYSREEALRLGHDYIGIEHLLLGLIREGEGLAIKVLKSLDVDMALLRKSLEDAIKDKVSKNNYNAGSLPLTKQAEKVLKITVLEAKVLKSEIIGTEHLMLSILKNKSNVATQLLKQFEVDYEVFKAELDYVKHNITDELANDPGEEEPFEEEERGRSFGSTTRRSGSVKSKTPVLDNFGRDVTRLAEEGNLDPIVGRENEIERVSQILSRRKKNNPILIGEPGVGKTAIVEGLALRIVKRHVSRVLFDKRIVMLDLAALVAGTKYRGQFEERMKAIMNELEKNRDVILFIDEIHTIVGAGGATGSLDASNIFKPALARGELQCIGASTLDEYRQYIEKDGALDRRFQKVLVDPPSPEETITILSRIKSKYEEFHNVEYSDEAIAECVKLSTRYITDRFLPDKAIDVLDEVGARVHLKNIHVPKEILDLEKKIEEIKIEKNQVVKSQKYEEAARLRDTEKKLLEQLEIAKREWEEEARNKRYPVTSDDIAEVVAMMTGIPVKRIAQSESAKLLNMKQDLAKAVVGQDEAIEKITKAIQRNRVGLKDPKKPIGTFIFLGPTGVGKTELARALARYLFDTEDALIRIDMSEYMEKFSVSRLVGAPPGYVGYEEGGQLTEKVRRKPYSVVLLDEIEKAHPDVYNILLQVLDDGILTDGLGRRVDFKNTLIIMTSNIGSRQLEDFGKGIGFATSARESNATEYERSVIEKALKRTFSPEFLNRIDDVIVFNSLKKEDIYRIIDIVLKDVYSRLEALGYKVILTKAAKDFLVDKGYDPKFGARPLHRAIQKYVEDPLAEEILNAKPKEGDVFQIDYDKKEQKLKVSLKSNKKAEEKSDAKT, translated from the coding sequence ATGGAAGCAAAATTTTCTCCCAGAGTAAAGGAGGTAATTTCCTATAGCCGCGAAGAGGCGCTGCGTCTGGGGCATGACTATATCGGCATTGAACATTTATTGCTGGGCCTGATACGCGAAGGTGAAGGGCTGGCTATAAAGGTGTTGAAATCGCTGGATGTGGACATGGCCCTTCTGAGAAAATCTCTTGAAGACGCCATTAAAGACAAGGTATCCAAAAATAACTATAATGCGGGCAGCCTGCCCCTGACCAAACAGGCAGAAAAGGTGCTAAAAATAACTGTGCTGGAAGCCAAAGTGCTTAAAAGTGAAATTATCGGCACCGAGCATCTGATGCTGTCTATTCTGAAAAACAAAAGCAATGTAGCCACCCAATTGCTCAAGCAGTTTGAGGTAGATTATGAAGTCTTCAAAGCAGAGCTGGATTATGTAAAACATAACATCACCGATGAACTGGCCAATGACCCCGGAGAAGAAGAGCCCTTTGAAGAGGAAGAAAGAGGGCGTTCATTCGGATCAACAACCAGAAGATCGGGTAGCGTAAAGTCAAAAACTCCGGTGCTGGACAATTTCGGGCGCGATGTTACCCGGCTTGCTGAAGAGGGGAACCTTGATCCTATTGTAGGGCGGGAAAATGAAATAGAACGTGTTTCACAGATTCTTAGCCGCAGAAAGAAAAACAACCCCATTCTCATCGGAGAACCGGGAGTGGGAAAAACTGCCATTGTGGAAGGGCTGGCCCTGCGCATCGTCAAACGCCACGTGAGCCGCGTATTGTTTGACAAGCGTATTGTCATGTTGGATTTGGCTGCGCTGGTAGCCGGAACTAAATATCGCGGCCAGTTTGAAGAGCGCATGAAAGCTATCATGAACGAGCTGGAAAAAAATCGCGATGTTATTCTCTTCATTGATGAAATTCATACCATTGTCGGAGCCGGGGGCGCAACGGGTTCTCTGGATGCCTCCAATATTTTTAAACCTGCCCTGGCGCGGGGCGAACTGCAATGCATCGGTGCTTCCACTCTGGACGAATATCGTCAGTATATAGAAAAAGATGGCGCTCTGGACCGTAGGTTCCAGAAAGTACTGGTTGACCCACCTTCTCCAGAAGAAACCATTACCATCCTCAGCCGCATCAAGAGTAAATATGAAGAGTTTCATAATGTAGAATACTCTGACGAAGCCATTGCTGAATGTGTGAAGCTGAGCACCCGCTACATAACTGACCGCTTTCTGCCTGATAAGGCTATTGATGTTCTGGACGAAGTAGGGGCAAGGGTACATTTGAAAAATATACATGTGCCGAAGGAAATTCTGGATCTGGAAAAGAAGATTGAGGAGATAAAGATTGAAAAGAATCAGGTTGTAAAGAGCCAGAAATACGAAGAGGCTGCCCGGTTGAGAGATACGGAAAAAAAGCTCCTTGAGCAGCTGGAAATAGCTAAACGCGAATGGGAAGAGGAAGCCCGGAATAAGAGATATCCGGTTACTTCTGATGATATCGCTGAAGTGGTAGCCATGATGACCGGCATACCGGTGAAGCGCATTGCTCAGAGTGAAAGTGCGAAGCTGTTGAATATGAAACAGGATCTGGCCAAGGCAGTCGTGGGACAGGATGAGGCTATTGAGAAAATTACCAAGGCTATTCAGCGCAACCGCGTAGGCCTTAAAGACCCCAAAAAGCCTATAGGTACATTCATCTTCCTTGGCCCCACTGGTGTGGGTAAAACTGAACTGGCAAGGGCCCTGGCACGATACCTTTTTGATACCGAAGATGCCCTCATTCGTATTGACATGAGCGAATATATGGAGAAGTTCTCCGTGAGCCGTCTGGTTGGCGCACCTCCTGGTTATGTGGGATATGAAGAAGGCGGGCAACTAACAGAGAAAGTGCGCAGGAAACCCTACTCCGTGGTACTGCTGGATGAAATTGAGAAAGCGCATCCGGATGTGTACAACATTCTGCTGCAGGTGCTGGATGACGGCATTCTCACCGATGGCCTCGGGCGCAGGGTGGATTTTAAAAATACCCTTATCATCATGACTTCCAACATTGGATCCCGCCAGCTTGAAGACTTTGGTAAGGGGATAGGTTTTGCTACTTCAGCCCGCGAAAGCAATGCAACAGAATATGAGCGCTCTGTCATTGAGAAGGCACTGAAAAGAACCTTTTCACCCGAATTTCTCAATCGCATTGACGATGTGATAGTCTTCAATTCTCTGAAGAAAGAAGATATCTATCGTATCATTGATATTGTCCTGAAGGACGTGTATTCCCGTCTGGAGGCATTGGGTTATAAGGTAATATTGACCAAGGCTGCCAAGGATTTTCTGGTGGATAAGGGTTATGATCCCAAGTTTGGAGCACGTCCGCTGCATCGGGCAATACAAAAGTATGTAGAGGATCCCCTTGCTGAAGAAATACTGAATGCCAAGCCTAAAGAAGGGGATGTATTTCAGATTGATTATGACAAAAAAGAACAGAAGCTCAAAGTGAGCTTAAAATCCAATAAAAAGGCCGAAGAAAAATCTGACGCGAAAACCTGA
- the rsbV gene encoding anti-sigma factor antagonist, with protein sequence MKFSIDKKDKYCVFKLEDDKLNTLNAPKLKSELVILNAGGAKNIILDLSEVTFIDSSGLSAILIGNRLCKNAEGTFALANVNDYVAKLIKISQLDSILNIFPSVEEAADFILKNTESSMKEGK encoded by the coding sequence ATGAAGTTCTCTATCGATAAAAAGGATAAATACTGCGTTTTCAAACTGGAAGACGATAAGTTAAATACCCTGAATGCTCCCAAGTTGAAGTCTGAACTGGTCATACTCAATGCCGGTGGTGCTAAGAACATCATTCTTGATCTGTCAGAGGTTACTTTTATTGATTCATCCGGTCTGAGCGCTATTTTAATCGGAAATCGCCTGTGTAAAAATGCTGAAGGCACCTTTGCCCTTGCCAACGTAAACGACTATGTGGCCAAGCTGATTAAAATTTCACAGCTTGACTCTATCCTGAATATCTTTCCTTCCGTGGAGGAAGCAGCCGACTTCATTCTTAAGAATACCGAAAGCAGCATGAAAGAAGGCAAGTAA
- the rnz gene encoding ribonuclease Z, producing the protein MFFSITVLGSNSALPAHGRHPTSQLLNIHDHFFLVDCGEGTQMRLEACKIRHGRIEHIFISHLHGDHFFGLIGLITSYHLNHRERPLTIFCPKGLDEIIHLQLKYSDTHLNYPLHFVHFEPRSGNVLFENDFLQVITLKLTHRIPCAGFVFREKPSSEKNIRPEKINEYHLTVPQIQQAKKGQDIRLADGRIIHNQELTIPVPPPRVYAYCTDTLYDSTIIPFIEGADLLYHEATFEHHLQQRAKETFHSTTIQAAEIALQACVKKLMIGHFSARYRHLDNLLSEARSVFPNTILAEEGKTIDIPRILPST; encoded by the coding sequence ATGTTTTTTTCCATTACCGTTCTTGGCAGCAATTCTGCCCTGCCCGCCCACGGTCGTCATCCCACCTCCCAGTTATTAAATATTCATGATCATTTTTTTTTGGTAGACTGCGGAGAAGGCACACAGATGCGACTGGAAGCCTGCAAGATCAGGCATGGCAGAATTGAACATATTTTTATATCTCACCTGCATGGCGATCACTTTTTTGGTCTTATAGGATTAATTACTTCCTATCACCTTAATCACCGCGAAAGACCTCTTACCATTTTCTGCCCCAAAGGTCTGGATGAAATTATTCACTTGCAGCTAAAATACTCCGATACACACCTGAATTACCCTTTGCATTTTGTACATTTCGAGCCGCGCTCAGGAAATGTTCTCTTTGAAAATGATTTCTTGCAGGTGATTACGCTGAAGCTCACACATCGCATACCCTGTGCCGGATTTGTGTTTCGCGAAAAACCTTCTTCCGAAAAGAACATAAGACCTGAAAAAATCAATGAATATCATCTCACAGTGCCACAGATTCAACAGGCAAAAAAAGGGCAAGATATCCGGCTTGCAGATGGCCGCATCATCCACAATCAAGAACTGACAATACCTGTTCCTCCACCTCGCGTTTATGCTTACTGCACAGATACGCTCTATGACAGTACCATCATTCCCTTCATTGAGGGAGCTGACCTGCTTTATCACGAAGCTACCTTTGAACATCACCTGCAGCAGCGGGCAAAAGAAACCTTTCACTCCACAACAATTCAGGCAGCCGAAATTGCCCTACAGGCATGCGTAAAAAAGCTGATGATAGGACATTTCTCCGCTCGATACAGACATCTGGATAATTTGTTAAGTGAAGCCCGCTCTGTTTTTCCCAACACTATCCTTGCTGAGGAAGGGAAAACCATAGACATTCCCAGAATCCTTCCGAGCACATAA
- a CDS encoding DUF4856 domain-containing protein, with the protein MQINFHQLSFFFYVMGMLLALPSCEKQDDPGEKPYAIPSTYTFTDAMGNSTVDYAGQTQRLNMVAEIVTYLKTANTPGVRLDAQKLRDMYRNAGNPFTDNSLNNSGKQIKDKVFAPDQQLFEQYFDSIAAASQSDSPATVGRAGVGTSGSSNYLFSARGMEYTQLIEKGLMGALMYYQATGVYLDTDKMNADNSTPVSGKFYTEMEHHWDEAFGYFGVPFDFPTNTTGMRFCGKYCNDRDALLGTNKIMQAFIKGRAAISNKDMKTRDEQIILIRELWEKVMAGTAVHYLNGAKNTFTDDVLRNHQLSEAYAFIMSLKYNPARKVSMQQIENWLAQIGDNFYEVTLSSIVSVRDEIAAAYGFENVKEQL; encoded by the coding sequence ATGCAAATAAACTTTCACCAACTTTCATTCTTTTTTTATGTGATGGGTATGCTCCTTGCGCTTCCTTCCTGTGAAAAACAGGATGACCCTGGGGAGAAACCATACGCAATCCCTTCAACCTACACGTTCACGGATGCTATGGGTAACAGCACCGTGGATTATGCCGGACAAACCCAGCGCCTGAACATGGTTGCCGAAATAGTAACCTACCTGAAAACAGCCAACACACCGGGAGTAAGACTGGATGCTCAAAAGCTCAGGGATATGTATCGCAATGCAGGAAACCCCTTTACAGACAACAGTCTGAATAACTCTGGCAAGCAGATTAAAGACAAAGTTTTTGCTCCTGACCAGCAGCTGTTTGAACAATACTTTGACAGCATCGCAGCAGCCAGCCAATCCGATTCACCCGCAACCGTTGGCAGAGCAGGTGTAGGCACCAGCGGCAGCAGCAACTACCTTTTTTCTGCGCGGGGCATGGAATATACCCAGCTTATAGAAAAAGGACTCATGGGTGCCTTGATGTATTATCAGGCTACAGGCGTGTACCTGGATACGGATAAGATGAATGCCGACAATTCCACTCCTGTAAGCGGAAAGTTTTATACCGAGATGGAACATCACTGGGATGAAGCTTTTGGATACTTCGGAGTTCCCTTTGATTTCCCGACCAATACTACCGGAATGCGCTTCTGCGGAAAATACTGCAACGACCGGGATGCTCTGCTGGGTACTAATAAAATTATGCAGGCATTTATAAAAGGACGTGCGGCAATCAGCAACAAGGATATGAAAACCCGTGATGAGCAGATTATTTTGATCCGGGAATTATGGGAGAAGGTAATGGCCGGCACAGCTGTGCACTACCTGAATGGTGCGAAAAATACTTTCACCGATGATGTACTCCGTAATCATCAGCTCTCAGAAGCCTATGCTTTTATTATGTCATTAAAATATAATCCCGCTAGAAAGGTGAGCATGCAGCAGATAGAAAACTGGCTTGCCCAAATTGGCGATAATTTTTACGAGGTAACCCTGAGTAGTATCGTTTCCGTACGGGATGAAATTGCCGCAGCATATGGTTTTGAAAACGTAAAAGAGCAGCTGTAG
- the irpA gene encoding iron-regulated protein A precursor, protein MQMPDRYCVMLLILLLSLQGCDKDQGNRTPSSADRRNMLENYATHLIIPAYQSLKAQADRLKTMTDTFATNPDLQSLDTLQHAFVEAYQAWQAAEVFELGPARDMLLRSSLNTFPTDTTLIGNNIRNGSYNLDAAPNFKAKGFPALDYLLFGLGADNLLILSFYTTDAYASGRLNYLKDVAGEIKTKTDAVLNAWLQGYAETFKNADGTDAGSSIALLVNELNYTWELTKNARIGIPLGKKSLNVPLPEKTEAYYSGLSLDLAVLNMMQIQRVFTGESASGIAQGPGLKAYLDKLEAKHSGKLLSDTILAQINHAIASTLLIPNPLSEAVVQNPQAVDDAYREIQKTVVLLKTDMPSVMGILITYQDSDGD, encoded by the coding sequence ATGCAAATGCCCGACAGATATTGTGTAATGCTGCTTATCCTGTTGCTGAGCCTGCAGGGATGTGACAAAGATCAGGGAAATCGCACGCCTTCATCCGCTGACCGCAGAAACATGCTGGAAAACTATGCCACGCATCTGATCATTCCGGCATACCAAAGTCTTAAGGCACAAGCCGACAGACTGAAGACGATGACAGATACCTTTGCCACCAACCCCGATCTTCAGTCCCTGGATACTCTTCAGCATGCATTCGTTGAAGCCTACCAGGCCTGGCAGGCTGCCGAAGTATTTGAACTGGGGCCTGCCCGGGATATGCTCTTACGCAGTTCCCTGAACACTTTTCCCACAGATACCACACTTATAGGCAATAACATCCGAAACGGCAGTTACAACCTGGACGCAGCTCCCAATTTCAAAGCAAAAGGTTTTCCTGCCCTTGACTATCTTCTCTTTGGCCTTGGCGCAGACAACTTATTGATTTTATCCTTCTACACAACTGATGCCTATGCTTCAGGGAGGTTAAACTATCTTAAAGATGTGGCCGGTGAAATCAAAACAAAAACCGATGCCGTACTGAATGCGTGGCTGCAGGGATATGCAGAAACTTTTAAAAACGCAGACGGCACCGATGCCGGTAGTTCCATAGCTTTGCTGGTGAATGAATTAAACTACACCTGGGAACTGACTAAAAACGCACGCATTGGTATCCCGCTGGGTAAAAAATCCCTGAACGTACCGCTGCCGGAAAAAACCGAAGCCTACTACAGCGGGCTTTCCCTTGATCTTGCCGTGTTGAACATGATGCAAATCCAACGTGTTTTCACCGGCGAATCGGCTTCGGGCATAGCGCAGGGCCCCGGCTTGAAAGCCTATCTGGACAAGCTGGAGGCTAAACATTCCGGCAAGCTTTTGTCCGATACCATTCTTGCCCAGATTAATCATGCCATCGCCAGTACCCTGCTCATTCCCAATCCGCTATCAGAGGCTGTTGTCCAAAACCCGCAAGCCGTGGATGATGCCTACCGGGAAATTCAAAAAACTGTTGTGTTGCTTAAAACGGATATGCCCTCCGTGATGGGTATTCTGATTACCTATCAGGATTCTGATGGTGACTGA
- a CDS encoding type I deoxyribonuclease HsdR, which translates to MKDKHRQQPRVKRLLLLLRQQKVKNLADFISQNVSIAPLAVFRILFGAVMLMSIIRFALNGWIETQFIQPTFYFPYYGFDWVQPLGKPGTYLLFTVMGISACMIMLGWYYKLFSVLFFLTFTYAELIDKTNYLNHYYFISILSFLLILLPVHRSFSLDVLRQPHIRLPHVPRWMILTLQLQVGMVYFFAGIAKLNPDWLFDALPLKIWLPARSDIPVIGWLFDYLWVAYAMSWMGALYDLLIPFLLAFRKTRSAAYLLVIIFHLMTGMLFQIGMFPYIMILLTTIFFSPTFHEKFIQALQALIPQGIKTASEPGKCIPAVGANDQATAGSYLLRTKVVKVILLGHFFIQVLLPFRYLLYPGHLFWTEEGYRFSWRVMLMEKAGTVFFYVTDPDTGTTDEVDPSDYLTPQQEKMMSTQPDMILQFAHYLAEVYRKKGIRNPEVRAHSYVSLNGRGSRPYINPRVNLAAEKESFKPKSWILPFEEDENKGIARYE; encoded by the coding sequence ATGAAAGATAAACACAGACAGCAGCCCCGCGTGAAAAGACTCTTGCTTCTTCTCAGACAACAAAAGGTAAAAAATCTTGCAGACTTTATATCACAAAACGTTTCCATAGCTCCCCTTGCGGTTTTCCGGATACTTTTTGGGGCAGTGATGCTCATGAGCATCATCCGTTTTGCCTTGAACGGCTGGATTGAAACGCAATTCATCCAACCCACCTTTTATTTTCCCTACTATGGCTTTGACTGGGTACAACCCCTGGGCAAACCAGGCACCTACCTGTTGTTTACCGTTATGGGGATTTCAGCCTGCATGATCATGCTGGGGTGGTATTACAAGCTATTCAGTGTGCTCTTTTTTCTCACTTTCACTTATGCCGAGCTGATAGATAAAACCAATTATCTCAACCATTACTATTTCATCAGCATTCTTTCCTTCTTGCTTATTCTCCTGCCGGTTCACAGAAGTTTTTCACTGGATGTCCTGCGCCAACCACACATCCGACTCCCGCATGTTCCACGCTGGATGATTCTGACGCTTCAGCTTCAGGTGGGCATGGTATATTTTTTTGCAGGTATCGCCAAATTAAATCCCGACTGGCTGTTTGATGCTTTGCCACTGAAAATCTGGTTGCCCGCCCGGTCAGACATCCCTGTTATCGGCTGGTTATTTGATTATCTATGGGTTGCCTATGCCATGAGCTGGATGGGTGCCCTGTATGACTTGCTCATTCCTTTTCTGCTTGCATTCCGAAAAACCAGATCTGCCGCTTACCTGCTTGTCATCATCTTTCATCTTATGACCGGCATGCTTTTTCAGATTGGCATGTTCCCTTACATTATGATTCTGCTCACTACCATCTTTTTCTCCCCAACATTCCATGAAAAATTTATTCAAGCACTTCAGGCTCTTATTCCGCAAGGAATTAAAACGGCCTCCGAACCTGGTAAATGTATTCCTGCCGTTGGTGCTAACGATCAAGCAACAGCTGGCAGTTATCTGTTAAGAACAAAGGTCGTTAAAGTGATTTTGCTGGGGCATTTTTTCATTCAAGTGCTACTGCCTTTTCGTTATTTGCTCTACCCGGGCCATTTGTTCTGGACAGAAGAAGGATATCGCTTCTCCTGGCGTGTGATGCTGATGGAAAAGGCAGGCACAGTTTTCTTCTATGTTACAGATCCCGATACGGGCACTACCGATGAGGTGGACCCTTCTGATTATCTGACACCCCAGCAGGAAAAGATGATGTCAACCCAACCGGACATGATTCTGCAGTTTGCCCACTATCTGGCTGAGGTTTACAGAAAAAAAGGCATCCGCAATCCTGAGGTGCGGGCACACAGCTATGTTTCGCTGAATGGACGCGGTAGCCGTCCCTATATTAACCCCCGGGTGAATCTGGCTGCAGAGAAAGAGAGCTTTAAACCCAAATCATGGATTCTTCCCTTTGAAGAAGATGAAAATAAAGGTATAGCGCGGTATGAATAG
- the fecA gene encoding TonB-dependent receptor, with product MNRLRIFLQAIKKYVIGIMGILLLGLFSPARGQSLSVYGLVTDRQSGVALEGAYVVVDSLNHHTTTDPSGKFKIEGLLPGEYTLLVSHLGMQPVLKKIHLHGKSVQVNIEMDSLIKTLSEITINSRPTNQISAGFLNNIEGTSIYAGKKTEVIRVGETCANLASNNSRQIYGRIAGLNIWESDAGGLQLGIGGRGLSPHRTSNFNTRQNGYDISADALGYPESYYTPPAEAIERIELIRGAASLQYGTQFGGMLNFTLKTPPTDKVFSFETRNTAGSYGFFSSFTSLGGTKKNFSYYGFYQYKRGNGWRENSAFTSHTAYLSLSYRIHPKLKVQADYTLARYLQRQPGGLTDAQFQENPRQSTRERNWFQIKWNIPVLMAQYDISPNTKADLRTFALIGERNALGFLGTPNRADPMEERDLISTQFRNWGSELRLLHRYTLSGNYSALLTGVRLYQGKTHNKQGMADDGYDADFHFLSGNENILNAHDFPSFNAALFAENIFAVSKKFTITPGMRIEYISTLSKGFFVEVNSDLAGNEISRQTFNDSQKNQRVFILGGIGMSYKHRPEAEFYANLSQNYRAINFNDLRIVNPNFRVDASLKDEKGFSADLGARGTLKNWLYYDLSTFVIRYQDKIGYILKVDSSLFTVYRLRTNVADAYNYGLECATDLDILRAINENSPHSLSLFASFTIQNGVYKDSREPAFDGKKVEMVPGTILRTGTTYRYKTLKMSLQYSYTSRHYTDATNAEFTANAVNGVIPAYYVMDFSVEYAFRKWVALAAGINNLTNNRYFTRRADGYPGPGIIPADGITAYGTLIIKR from the coding sequence ATGAATAGGTTGCGTATTTTTTTACAGGCCATCAAAAAATATGTCATCGGGATTATGGGCATCCTATTGTTGGGTCTGTTTAGTCCTGCAAGGGGGCAGAGTCTTTCTGTGTACGGGCTGGTGACCGATCGCCAAAGCGGTGTGGCTCTGGAAGGGGCGTATGTTGTTGTGGACTCTCTGAACCACCACACTACTACAGACCCAAGCGGTAAGTTTAAAATTGAAGGCCTCCTGCCAGGAGAGTACACGCTGTTGGTCAGCCATCTTGGTATGCAGCCGGTTCTCAAAAAAATTCATTTGCATGGGAAATCCGTGCAGGTGAATATTGAAATGGACTCCCTGATAAAGACTCTTTCCGAAATCACGATTAACAGCAGGCCTACAAACCAGATAAGCGCTGGCTTTCTTAACAACATTGAAGGCACCTCTATTTATGCAGGGAAAAAAACCGAGGTGATACGGGTCGGAGAAACCTGCGCCAACCTGGCATCCAATAATAGCCGCCAGATTTATGGACGCATTGCCGGACTTAATATTTGGGAGAGTGATGCCGGTGGCCTCCAACTGGGCATTGGCGGCCGGGGGCTGAGCCCTCACCGCACCAGCAACTTCAACACCCGCCAAAACGGCTACGACATCAGCGCTGACGCCCTGGGCTATCCCGAAAGTTATTACACCCCTCCTGCAGAGGCTATAGAACGGATAGAACTGATACGTGGAGCTGCGTCACTGCAGTACGGAACGCAATTTGGGGGAATGCTGAATTTCACACTCAAAACTCCTCCTACCGATAAGGTATTTTCATTTGAGACGAGAAATACTGCAGGCTCCTACGGCTTTTTCAGCAGCTTCACCAGCCTGGGAGGTACCAAAAAGAATTTCAGCTATTATGGATTCTACCAATACAAAAGAGGCAACGGCTGGCGTGAAAACAGCGCTTTTACATCTCATACGGCTTATCTGAGTCTTTCTTACCGAATACATCCGAAGCTGAAAGTGCAGGCCGATTACACACTCGCCCGATATCTTCAGCGGCAGCCTGGTGGACTCACTGACGCACAGTTTCAGGAAAATCCCCGTCAATCCACCCGCGAGCGCAACTGGTTTCAGATTAAATGGAACATACCCGTGTTGATGGCCCAGTATGACATTTCACCCAATACCAAAGCCGACCTGCGAACCTTTGCGCTTATAGGTGAGCGCAACGCCCTCGGATTTCTGGGAACACCCAACCGGGCTGATCCAATGGAGGAAAGAGACCTCATTTCCACTCAATTCCGTAACTGGGGGAGCGAACTACGATTACTGCATCGCTATACACTTTCAGGGAATTACTCGGCTCTCCTGACCGGAGTGCGTCTGTACCAAGGCAAAACACATAACAAACAAGGCATGGCTGATGACGGATATGATGCAGACTTTCACTTCCTGTCAGGCAATGAAAACATCCTGAACGCACATGACTTCCCCAGTTTTAATGCTGCATTATTTGCCGAAAACATCTTTGCCGTATCAAAAAAGTTTACCATTACTCCGGGAATGCGGATCGAATATATCAGCACACTTTCAAAGGGCTTTTTTGTTGAAGTCAACTCTGATCTGGCAGGAAACGAAATATCCCGACAGACATTTAACGACAGTCAGAAAAACCAACGGGTTTTCATTCTTGGTGGCATCGGCATGAGTTACAAGCATCGCCCGGAGGCAGAGTTTTATGCAAATTTGTCGCAGAACTACCGGGCAATCAACTTCAATGATCTGCGCATAGTAAATCCCAATTTCCGTGTAGATGCTTCCCTGAAAGACGAAAAAGGTTTCTCGGCCGACCTGGGAGCCAGAGGAACCCTTAAAAACTGGCTCTATTATGACCTGAGCACATTTGTTATCCGCTATCAGGACAAAATCGGCTACATATTAAAAGTGGACAGCTCCCTTTTTACGGTGTACAGACTGCGCACCAATGTTGCTGATGCCTATAACTACGGACTGGAATGTGCAACCGACCTGGACATCCTCAGGGCTATTAATGAAAATTCACCGCATAGCTTATCCCTTTTTGCCAGCTTCACCATCCAGAACGGGGTTTACAAAGACTCGCGCGAACCGGCTTTTGACGGCAAAAAAGTGGAAATGGTTCCCGGCACGATACTCAGAACGGGAACAACCTATCGCTACAAAACCCTGAAAATGTCTTTGCAATACTCCTATACTTCACGACACTACACGGATGCAACCAACGCTGAGTTTACTGCAAATGCGGTAAACGGAGTTATACCTGCATACTACGTTATGGATTTCTCTGTAGAATACGCCTTCAGGAAATGGGTGGCTTTGGCAGCAGGAATCAACAACCTCACCAATAACCGCTATTTCACACGCAGGGCTGACGGCTATCCTGGGCCGGGCATCATCCCGGCTGATGGCATAACAGCTTACGGCACCCTTATTATTAAACGGTAG